In Trichlorobacter lovleyi, the DNA window GGTACCGCCCAGCACGATCAGGGCGGATGTGGGTGAAATGAGCGCACTGACATGCACCCCTTCCAGTACCGCTCCGCCGAAGACAGCGCCAAAGCCGAGTGCAAGGCCGATTATTGTTGCTAAATCCATAGATCAGGTGTCCTGGCGGTGAAGTGGGTGTAGTGTCGCTTTGGTGTCGTCGGTAAGGAAATGTTCACTCTCGCTACGGTGGTAGCGTGAATTCCGTTGGCGCCGTAAATAGGCGTGGCCATTGGGAACAGCCCCTGAGCGACGTAAAATCCTGGACCTGAAGGCGATGATCCGGTTCAGAATGACCTGACAGTGTTCACGGACGAGAATGTGATGGCCGTTAAACAGCGTAATCACCGTGTCTGGGGTCTCTTCGACACTGACGATATGGTCAGGGTTCAGAAACATCGTTTGTCGGTCAAGGCGGGTGACCAGGATCATGTAGTCCTCTAAGTTGATTTTTCGCTAACAATATCAAACAACTGGATATGGTCAAGCTTTTTCGGTTATCAGGGTTGCAGTTGAGACCGGCTATGCGCCGAGCATTGCGTCTATCGCATCAAAACTTATATACTTTTCGGCAATTGAGTTAATAAGTTCAATCTTTTCCGTATCGTCAGGTCCGATTTTCGAGACATGCTCCCGCAGGCGGTAATAGACCTGGGAGGTGGTATCCTCGATTCTGATGTAGGGGATGTTGCTGTCTTCCAGGATGCGCTGGGTGATACCGGAGATTGGCGCATGACCGGCCACGATCAGCCCTGCCAGACGTTGGCGGAATTCGGGGATATGATGCAGCGATGAGGCGGTCACGATCAGCTCGTCGCGGGAGCTGGTCACGATCAGCAGGGTTGACTCCTCCAGGCTGTCAATCACCCGTTGGGAAGAGGCGGCACCCAGCTGGATGGTGTGGCAGATCCGGCTGCGGTCGGCAGGGTCACCATGCAACGGCAGCTCCAGCAGTTCACCTACGTGCTGCAGGGTCGGGTCTGCCAGAATGGGAGAATAATCAAAGGCACTGGTGACCAGCAGCTGCTGGTGCTGGAACGCCTTGGTCAGATAGGCCAGAGAGCGCTCGCGCTTTTCCGGCACCAGCTTGTTGGCCATGATAACCCGCACATTGGCCTGTTCGCGGGCATAGAGGGCCAGATTCAGTTCCACCGCATCGATGACGTTACCGATACCACCGCCGGTCACCATCAAAACCGGTGCCCCCAGCATGGCAGCCACCTGGGCGTTATTGACACCCACCACTGAACCGACACCACCATGTCCGGCCCCTTCGATGATCAGAAAATCAAACTGCTGCTCCAACTCGGCACAGGCCTTGAGGATCGCCTGGCGGGGTGCCAGCGGGTCAATCTTGCCATCCAGAAACTGACGGGTCGAGCCGGGGGTCAGGGTCATGGGGGACATCAGGTGCGCCACATCATCCATGCCAAAGACACTGGAAAACATGGCCGCATCCTTGTCCATGGTCAGACCGCGGTACTGGATGCACTTGGGGCCGATCGGCTTCATGAAGCCAACCCGACGGTATTTCTGGAGGGCCAGATGCATCAGCGAGAGCGAGATGGTGGTCTTGCCGCAATGCTGACCGGTTGCGCCGATAAATATCTTTCTACACATGCGTGGCCCCTCCCTGCGGCAGCGGTTCTGGAACATGGCATAAACCCATATAGCGGTCGCGCCCGTTATGGAAGCGGATGATCCGCACCCCCATACCGCACTTTTTCACCAGATGGAACAGGTTCTGGGGGACCCGCTTGGCCCACATGACCCGGGCATCGAAGCTGATCGGCTGGTCATCGACCAGCAGTTCAATCCTGAGGACGGTATTGGGGTTACAGACATTGGCGGTCTTGATGAACAGCCCCAGCGGTGAGAGATCCTCGGTAAAGGCGCGTCTGCTGGCGGCCTCATCAGTACCAAAACAAAGGGCTATCCGCCTGCGTTTCCGGTCATTGTTGCGCTTGTCGGCCATAGGAACCATCTCCCGGGTAAGGTAATGAAATAAGAGAATACCATAGTATTTGAAAACTGCATCTTAACTCTGTGTCAGTCCGGTTTCTGCACAGGAGAATACCGTTGACAATCAGAGGTGAATCCACTAGGTTTGCCCTAGTTCTTTCTGTCTAACCATGTAAACCGCTAGGGGAGTTTCGACTGAGAGCAGCAACCGGCTGCGACCCTTGGAACCTGATCCGGGTAATTCCGGCGTAGGGAAGCGGACGATTTCGAATACCGACGAATCGCCGCCCTTCCAGGCGGCTTTTTTTTATTGCGGGAGGTATGTGCCATGCAGGTCGTAATCAACGGAGAAATGCGGCAGCTTGCCGACGGGACCACGGTCGGCCAACTGCTGGAAGAGTTGCAGATTCCGGTCACACGGGTGGCTGTGGAACGCAACCTGGAGATCGTTCCCAAGGCCGGCTATGCTGAACAGACATTGCAGGATGGGGACAGGATCGAGATAGTCCATTTCGTAGGGGGAGGATAGCAGATGTCTAAAGGTAAACTGACAATTGCAGGAAAAGAGTTCAACTCGCGCCTGATGGTGGGAACCGGCAAGTACGCCTCGAACGAGCAGATGGTGGCCGCGCTGGAGGCCTCCGGTGCCGAGATCATTACCGTGGCTGTCCGGCGGGTCAACCTGGCCGAGATGGGCAAGGGCTGCATGCTGGACTACATCGATCCTAAAAAGTACACCCTGCTGCCCAATACTGCGGCCTGCTTCACGGCTGACGATGCGATCCGCACCTGCCGTCTGGCCCGTGAGGCCGGTCTGTCCGACATGGTCAAGCTGGAGGTGCTGGGTGATGAAAAGACCCTCTTCCCGGATAACGAAGAACTGCTCAAGGCGGCCAAGGTACTGGTTGCCGAGGGCTTCACGGTCCTGCCCTACTGCAGTGATGACGTGATCCTCTGCAAGAAGCTGGAGCAGCTGGGCTGCGCTGCCGTGATGCCGCTGGCTGCGCCGATCGGCAGCGGCCTGGGCATCCGCAACCCCTATAATCTCAAGATCATCATGGAAGCGGTCAGTGTGCCGGTCATCGTGGATGCCGGGGTGGGTACCGCCTCTGATGCCGCGCTGGCCATGGAACTGGGCTGTGATGGGATCCTGATGAACACCGCCATTGCCGGTGCACAGGATCCGGTTGCCATGGCGCGGGCCATGAAGCTGGGGGTCGAGGCCGGGCGTCTTGCCTATGAGGCGGGCCGGATACCCAAGAAGCTGTATGCCACGGCTTCTTCACCGCTGACCGATCTGATCGGCTCGTAAGGCTCACTGTGATTGACTTTTCCCTGTACCTGATCACTGACCGCACTCAGACCGCCGGCAGGCCGTTGCTGGAGGTGGTTGAGGCAGCACTTGGCGGCGGGGTGCGGGCTGTGCAGTTGCGGGAAAAAGATCTGCCGGCGGCTGAGCTGTATGAGCTGGCCTGGGAAA includes these proteins:
- a CDS encoding flagellar FlbD family protein; this translates as MILVTRLDRQTMFLNPDHIVSVEETPDTVITLFNGHHILVREHCQVILNRIIAFRSRILRRSGAVPNGHAYLRRQRNSRYHRSESEHFLTDDTKATLHPLHRQDT
- the thiS gene encoding sulfur carrier protein ThiS gives rise to the protein MQVVINGEMRQLADGTTVGQLLEELQIPVTRVAVERNLEIVPKAGYAEQTLQDGDRIEIVHFVGGG
- a CDS encoding AAA family ATPase encodes the protein MCRKIFIGATGQHCGKTTISLSLMHLALQKYRRVGFMKPIGPKCIQYRGLTMDKDAAMFSSVFGMDDVAHLMSPMTLTPGSTRQFLDGKIDPLAPRQAILKACAELEQQFDFLIIEGAGHGGVGSVVGVNNAQVAAMLGAPVLMVTGGGIGNVIDAVELNLALYAREQANVRVIMANKLVPEKRERSLAYLTKAFQHQQLLVTSAFDYSPILADPTLQHVGELLELPLHGDPADRSRICHTIQLGAASSQRVIDSLEESTLLIVTSSRDELIVTASSLHHIPEFRQRLAGLIVAGHAPISGITQRILEDSNIPYIRIEDTTSQVYYRLREHVSKIGPDDTEKIELINSIAEKYISFDAIDAMLGA
- a CDS encoding PilZ domain-containing protein, which codes for MADKRNNDRKRRRIALCFGTDEAASRRAFTEDLSPLGLFIKTANVCNPNTVLRIELLVDDQPISFDARVMWAKRVPQNLFHLVKKCGMGVRIIRFHNGRDRYMGLCHVPEPLPQGGATHV
- a CDS encoding thiazole synthase translates to MSKGKLTIAGKEFNSRLMVGTGKYASNEQMVAALEASGAEIITVAVRRVNLAEMGKGCMLDYIDPKKYTLLPNTAACFTADDAIRTCRLAREAGLSDMVKLEVLGDEKTLFPDNEELLKAAKVLVAEGFTVLPYCSDDVILCKKLEQLGCAAVMPLAAPIGSGLGIRNPYNLKIIMEAVSVPVIVDAGVGTASDAALAMELGCDGILMNTAIAGAQDPVAMARAMKLGVEAGRLAYEAGRIPKKLYATASSPLTDLIGS